One window of Pseudacidobacterium ailaaui genomic DNA carries:
- the lepB gene encoding signal peptidase I — protein MHHTENEQQITSGKGHRRSGFQLWLRDFIVSVMASFFIITFLYQPVRVEGTSMQPELRDQDRLFVNKFAYDIEKISRGDVVVFYYPRDLSKSYIKRVIGLPGDDIRIREGRVYVNGKLLDEPYVPRSYRDVRSMGDLTVPPNEYFVMGDHRSISSDSRDFGPVPRKLIYGKAAFVYWPADNMGLVH, from the coding sequence ATGCATCATACGGAGAACGAACAACAGATCACTTCTGGCAAAGGCCACCGCAGAAGCGGCTTTCAGCTATGGCTCCGCGACTTCATTGTCTCGGTAATGGCGTCCTTTTTCATCATCACCTTTCTCTATCAACCCGTAAGGGTGGAAGGCACCAGTATGCAGCCGGAGCTGCGCGATCAGGACCGGCTGTTTGTCAATAAATTTGCCTATGATATTGAGAAGATCTCACGCGGCGATGTTGTCGTCTTTTATTACCCGAGGGACCTTTCCAAGAGCTACATCAAACGCGTCATCGGCCTTCCCGGCGACGACATCCGCATCCGCGAGGGCCGTGTTTACGTGAACGGCAAACTGCTGGACGAACCTTACGTTCCCCGAAGCTATCGCGATGTCCGCTCCATGGGGGACCTCACCGTTCCTCCGAATGAATACTTTGTGATGGGAGACCATCGCTCCATCTCTAGCGACAGCCGGGACTTCGGGCCGGTTCCGCGTAAACTGATCTATGGGAAGGCCGCCTTTGTCTACTGGCCGGCAGACAATATGGGACTGGTACACTGA
- a CDS encoding alpha/beta hydrolase: MKAFSALAILLCLGAGSAQGQSSSVPQTDTSFIDAQGTAHVTRVVPVPQTVSAEAQKFLARQIPDTAEALSIAQQRAQTDAWQAKAGEAYRQVYPATVSSATMGGVPVRMITPPVIGAGKSDRILLNLHGGAFMVDSGSLTETIPIANITQTKVVAVLYRLAPENPFPAAVEDAISVYRELLKTYKPKNIAIYGTSAGAILTAETAAKIKQLGLPMPGALGIFSGMGDFSKPGDSQAIFGLQGLSGHLAPPAQSVILPEYVAKNDAKDPVLSPIYADLRGMPPTLFVTSTRDLLLSGTVILHQAFLKAGVEAQLVVYEALPHAFWNDVDLPESRDADETMAHFFDAHLGR; encoded by the coding sequence ATGAAAGCTTTCAGCGCGCTTGCAATTCTTCTCTGCCTTGGGGCCGGGTCTGCTCAGGGCCAGTCGTCATCCGTTCCACAGACAGACACAAGTTTCATTGATGCTCAGGGAACTGCGCACGTTACACGCGTGGTGCCGGTGCCACAGACCGTCAGTGCAGAGGCGCAGAAGTTTCTGGCGCGACAGATTCCCGACACGGCCGAAGCCCTGAGTATTGCCCAGCAGCGCGCACAGACCGACGCATGGCAGGCCAAAGCGGGAGAGGCCTACCGGCAGGTCTATCCGGCGACAGTGAGCAGCGCAACGATGGGCGGAGTGCCGGTCCGCATGATTACGCCCCCTGTGATCGGCGCCGGCAAGAGCGACCGCATTCTGCTCAATCTGCATGGAGGCGCGTTCATGGTGGATTCTGGTTCGTTGACCGAAACCATCCCTATTGCCAACATCACGCAGACCAAAGTCGTAGCCGTGTTATACCGGCTTGCCCCGGAAAATCCATTTCCTGCTGCGGTGGAGGATGCAATCTCCGTCTACCGGGAACTGCTGAAGACATACAAACCGAAGAACATCGCCATTTATGGGACCTCGGCGGGCGCCATTCTGACGGCAGAGACGGCAGCGAAGATCAAGCAGCTTGGACTTCCGATGCCGGGGGCGCTGGGCATTTTTTCCGGCATGGGGGACTTCAGCAAGCCCGGCGACTCCCAGGCAATCTTTGGACTGCAGGGGCTTTCCGGCCATCTTGCACCGCCGGCGCAGAGCGTGATTCTTCCGGAATATGTGGCAAAGAACGATGCAAAAGATCCGGTGCTTTCCCCGATTTATGCCGACCTGCGCGGGATGCCGCCCACACTGTTTGTGACCAGCACACGGGACCTTTTGCTGAGCGGTACCGTCATTCTCCACCAGGCCTTTCTGAAGGCGGGAGTCGAGGCCCAGCTTGTGGTGTATGAGGCCCTGCCGCACGCCTTTTGGAACGATGTAGACCTGCCTGAGTCCCGGGACGCCGATGAGACCATGGCCCACTTCTTTGATGCGCATCTGGGAAGGTGA
- the msrA gene encoding peptide-methionine (S)-S-oxide reductase MsrA, translating to MEKATFGAGCFWGVEARFAQVPGVVETAVGYEGGTMEHPTYKDVCTDQTGHAEVVEITFDPSRVSYEQLLEAFFSLHDPTQLNRQGPDWGTQYRSVIFFHSPQQEAAARRMIEKLTEEKRFPKPIVTQVVPAQTFWRAEEYHQRYLEKRGLASCHIG from the coding sequence ATGGAAAAGGCAACATTCGGCGCGGGATGCTTCTGGGGTGTGGAGGCGCGCTTTGCCCAGGTCCCCGGCGTGGTGGAAACAGCCGTCGGATACGAGGGTGGAACGATGGAGCATCCCACTTACAAGGATGTTTGCACTGACCAGACCGGGCATGCCGAAGTCGTGGAAATTACCTTCGATCCCTCCCGGGTCAGTTATGAACAGCTGCTGGAAGCCTTTTTCTCTCTGCATGACCCCACACAGCTCAACCGGCAGGGACCGGACTGGGGCACGCAATACCGCTCGGTCATCTTCTTTCATTCTCCCCAGCAGGAGGCCGCTGCCCGGCGCATGATTGAAAAGCTTACGGAAGAAAAACGCTTCCCAAAACCGATCGTCACCCAGGTGGTTCCAGCCCAGACCTTCTGGCGCGCCGAAGAGTACCACCAGAGGTATCTGGAAAAACGCGGACTGGCCAGCTGCCACATCGGCTGA
- a CDS encoding acetyl ornithine aminotransferase family protein, with protein MQTTELLKEFGPKVNGPLPGPNAKRIVAEDDHLISPSYTRSYPMVAKSGRGVRVTDVDGNEFLDFAAGIAVTSTGHCHPEVVAAIQKQAAELIHISGTDFYYESLVTLAKRLSAIAPMPGPHKFYYGNSGAEAIECALKIARYHTQRQHVIAFFGAFHGRTMGALSLTASKPQQRRRFAPLVPGVTHVPYPNLYRGCRGDAKEQEAYALQCARYIEDRLFKTTLPPEEVAAIFVEPIQGEGGYVVAPDNFLQELRRICDKYGILLVADEVQSGAGRTGKWWAIEHSGVQPDIVCSAKGIASGMPLGICMTRAEIMDWVPGSHASTFGGNPVSIAAALATIDILEREGIANAAKVGGQMLDRLRQWPSRHPIVGDVRGRGLMIGIEIVKDQATRGPAGAWRDRIVELAFERGLLVLGCGETSIRLAPPLIVHEQEAAIALDILEECIAAVEKEHTGAEVLATSAV; from the coding sequence ATGCAGACGACTGAACTTCTGAAGGAATTTGGACCAAAAGTGAACGGTCCGCTGCCCGGGCCGAATGCAAAGCGCATTGTCGCTGAAGATGACCATCTGATCTCGCCCAGCTATACGCGCTCTTATCCCATGGTGGCCAAAAGCGGAAGGGGGGTCCGCGTCACCGATGTGGATGGCAACGAATTCCTGGACTTCGCAGCCGGAATTGCTGTCACTTCGACCGGGCATTGCCATCCGGAGGTGGTCGCCGCGATCCAGAAACAGGCCGCCGAGCTGATCCACATCTCCGGCACTGACTTTTATTACGAATCGCTGGTCACACTGGCCAAGCGGCTTTCTGCAATCGCCCCCATGCCTGGCCCGCACAAGTTCTATTACGGAAATTCCGGTGCGGAGGCAATTGAGTGTGCTTTAAAAATTGCACGCTACCACACGCAGCGCCAGCACGTGATTGCATTCTTCGGCGCATTTCACGGTCGCACCATGGGGGCGCTCTCGCTGACCGCATCAAAGCCGCAGCAACGACGCCGCTTTGCGCCCCTGGTGCCCGGAGTCACCCATGTTCCCTACCCGAACCTCTACCGCGGCTGTCGCGGAGACGCAAAGGAACAGGAGGCATATGCGCTCCAGTGCGCCCGCTACATTGAAGACCGGCTTTTCAAGACCACGCTTCCTCCCGAAGAGGTGGCGGCCATCTTCGTTGAACCCATTCAGGGCGAAGGCGGTTATGTTGTCGCCCCGGACAACTTCCTGCAAGAGTTGCGGCGCATTTGTGACAAGTATGGCATTCTCCTGGTTGCCGATGAGGTGCAGTCCGGTGCAGGACGCACTGGCAAGTGGTGGGCCATTGAGCATTCCGGCGTACAGCCCGATATTGTTTGCAGCGCCAAAGGCATAGCATCCGGAATGCCTCTCGGCATTTGCATGACACGCGCTGAAATCATGGACTGGGTACCTGGCTCACATGCTTCCACCTTCGGCGGAAACCCGGTTTCGATCGCGGCCGCCCTGGCAACGATCGACATTCTGGAGCGCGAAGGTATCGCCAACGCTGCAAAGGTCGGCGGTCAGATGCTCGATCGCCTGCGGCAGTGGCCGTCCCGGCACCCGATCGTCGGCGATGTACGTGGACGCGGGTTGATGATTGGTATCGAGATCGTCAAAGACCAGGCAACACGCGGTCCCGCAGGTGCATGGCGCGACCGCATCGTGGAACTGGCCTTCGAGCGCGGACTGCTGGTCCTGGGCTGCGGGGAAACCTCCATCCGGCTTGCACCGCCCCTCATCGTGCATGAGCAGGAAGCTGCCATCGCGTTGGACATCCTGGAAGAGTGCATCGCAGCGGTTGAGAAGGAACACACCGGGGCCGAAGTTCTGGCCACTTCCGCCGTATAA
- a CDS encoding acyltransferase: MPRYEYRDLRPSKEAEEVFLRWIHYLDEEFTKHRKPELRAELVHDNLHQLFLGRPKGGRLNFTLTSELPFNVLQLSLDSANITLEPEYYGDIDQKKYACIKPLIYFWQMFDRSPVALNHWLGFRFRAMLGKHIFKHIGKNVKIFHGVEFSYGYNLTIEDDCVIHKYVMLDDRGELVLRKGTSISDYAAVYSHAHDPKDPLVVENRRTEVGPYARITYHASVMAGVRVGEDAMLGAMGVATRDVPPHSIVGGVPARQIRTKDEAKLFADRETYVSPPDTGEHCE, encoded by the coding sequence ATGCCTCGATATGAATATCGCGATCTACGGCCGAGTAAAGAAGCCGAAGAGGTCTTTCTTCGCTGGATCCACTATCTCGACGAAGAATTTACCAAGCACCGTAAGCCGGAGCTGCGCGCTGAGCTTGTACACGACAATCTGCATCAGTTATTTCTGGGAAGGCCAAAAGGCGGTCGGCTGAATTTTACTCTTACCAGCGAGCTGCCCTTCAATGTTCTGCAGCTGTCTCTGGATTCGGCCAATATCACATTAGAGCCGGAGTATTACGGCGACATTGACCAGAAGAAATATGCTTGCATCAAGCCGCTCATTTACTTCTGGCAGATGTTTGACCGCTCACCTGTGGCCTTGAACCACTGGCTGGGTTTCCGTTTCCGAGCCATGCTGGGCAAGCACATTTTTAAGCACATCGGAAAGAACGTAAAGATTTTTCACGGTGTTGAGTTTAGCTATGGTTACAACCTCACGATAGAAGACGACTGCGTGATTCACAAATACGTGATGCTGGATGATCGCGGCGAGCTGGTCCTGCGCAAAGGGACGTCCATCTCAGATTACGCGGCCGTCTATTCGCACGCCCACGATCCAAAAGATCCGCTGGTGGTGGAAAACCGTAGGACTGAAGTCGGGCCATATGCCCGCATTACGTATCATGCGTCTGTGATGGCCGGGGTGCGGGTTGGCGAAGATGCCATGCTGGGCGCAATGGGCGTGGCCACACGCGATGTTCCTCCGCACAGTATTGTGGGGGGCGTTCCCGCCAGACAGATCCGGACAAAAGACGAGGCAAAGCTCTTTGCTGACCGGGAAACCTATGTCAGCCCGCCAGACACCGGTGAACACTGCGAGTGA
- a CDS encoding YtxH domain-containing protein — translation MSDEKSNSFGWFLAGLGLGALLGVLYAPKSGRETREDLANSAREGGEYLRQRSREAADQVNAYVERGKAQVSEYVDRGKDYLEKGKAQWNDLVNQGRQFINEKGERVSAAVEAGKQAYRSTTESSAETAH, via the coding sequence ATGTCAGACGAAAAATCGAATAGTTTTGGTTGGTTTTTGGCCGGATTAGGCCTGGGTGCGCTGCTGGGCGTGCTGTACGCGCCGAAGTCCGGGCGTGAAACGCGGGAAGACCTGGCCAACAGTGCCCGCGAAGGCGGAGAATACTTGCGGCAGCGCTCCCGTGAAGCGGCCGATCAGGTCAACGCCTATGTAGAACGCGGAAAGGCCCAGGTCAGCGAATACGTAGACCGCGGCAAAGACTACCTGGAAAAGGGCAAAGCGCAGTGGAATGACCTGGTCAACCAGGGACGTCAGTTCATCAACGAGAAGGGGGAACGGGTGTCGGCCGCTGTCGAAGCGGGCAAGCAGGCCTATCGTTCAACGACTGAGTCCAGTGCGGAAACGGCCCACTAG
- a CDS encoding copper resistance protein NlpE, whose product MKFLTRAVLPVAVFVLAPVALEQAAHSRQQGVLARKARTMWVLGTWQGTLPCADCSGIVTTLTLYEKAPKDFQGAIYRMHRHYLDRGSDTDYGHWRLLQGTSQTPDAVIYELDPDLSTRTQYFLRVDENTLQQLDREMKPIASSMNFKLERIAVESPPAARLGEK is encoded by the coding sequence GTGAAGTTTCTTACCAGAGCAGTTTTGCCAGTAGCGGTTTTTGTCCTGGCCCCTGTGGCGCTGGAGCAGGCCGCGCATTCCAGACAACAGGGAGTCCTGGCACGGAAGGCCAGGACCATGTGGGTATTGGGCACGTGGCAGGGTACGCTTCCCTGTGCGGATTGCAGCGGAATTGTCACAACGCTGACCCTGTACGAGAAGGCCCCAAAGGATTTTCAGGGTGCAATCTACCGGATGCACCGGCACTATCTTGACCGCGGCAGTGATACGGATTATGGCCACTGGAGGCTTCTGCAGGGCACTTCGCAGACCCCGGATGCGGTCATTTACGAACTGGATCCGGACCTGTCTACACGCACCCAGTATTTTCTGCGCGTGGATGAAAATACGCTGCAGCAACTCGACCGTGAGATGAAGCCAATTGCGTCAAGCATGAACTTCAAACTGGAGCGAATCGCGGTGGAATCGCCACCTGCTGCGAGGCTGGGAGAAAAATAA
- a CDS encoding LemA family protein, producing the protein MMRRGLWIAIAVLGVIVLAGLLVFGSYVSAKNQMVAKQEAIHAQWSQVDVVLQRRADLIPNLVETVKGYAKHEETVFSDIANARAALLNAHDPHEKIEANGRLDSAIGRLLALSENYPNLKADQNFLALQDQLEGTENRIAVERNRYNRAIQDYNTFIRQFPNSIWASIAGFQPDNDYFQASEASRQAPQVKF; encoded by the coding sequence ATGATGAGACGCGGGTTGTGGATTGCAATTGCGGTTCTAGGCGTGATCGTGCTGGCCGGACTTCTGGTCTTTGGCAGCTATGTAAGCGCGAAGAATCAGATGGTCGCCAAGCAGGAGGCCATTCATGCGCAATGGTCGCAGGTGGACGTGGTGTTGCAGCGCCGCGCAGATCTGATCCCGAACCTGGTGGAGACAGTCAAAGGTTACGCCAAACATGAGGAGACGGTTTTTTCTGATATTGCGAACGCGCGTGCCGCACTGCTGAACGCGCATGATCCGCACGAAAAGATTGAAGCCAACGGACGGCTGGATTCGGCCATTGGCAGGCTTCTGGCCCTGTCAGAGAACTATCCAAACCTGAAGGCCGACCAGAACTTCCTTGCTCTGCAGGACCAGCTTGAAGGGACAGAAAATCGCATTGCAGTCGAGCGCAACCGCTATAACCGCGCGATTCAGGACTATAACACTTTTATCCGCCAATTCCCCAACAGCATTTGGGCCAGCATTGCGGGCTTCCAGCCCGATAATGACTATTTCCAGGCCAGCGAGGCATCGCGACAGGCCCCACAGGTGAAGTTCTGA
- a CDS encoding BON domain-containing protein — protein sequence MKQAEKIRTRGIQAAILTAVLLAGAGCQRQQQPQPQARTDQQIASDIQAKIAAESALNGQPIQVSVSNGVATLSGNANDEASRALAANDAGSVDGVKTVINNLTVAPPPQPQQAAAPAPERKLEPERKKKHREQEVAQAPPPQPAPAAPVTQAPPPQPAPPPPPPQPVAKTVTIPAGTIVPVRITEGLSSQTAQPNQVFHGSLAGDLIADGMVAVPHGASVVGRVVDAKDATHFSGSSLLSIELTQINARGRQVPVVTEAYVRQGQGRGKNTAMKAGGGAALGAIIGALAGGGRGAAIGAAAGGATGAGVNAVTRGQQVQIQPETLINFKLQSPITVTTSQKAGEVRSFDDNTGPQLQERPQ from the coding sequence ATGAAACAAGCAGAAAAAATCCGGACAAGAGGGATCCAGGCGGCCATTCTGACGGCGGTACTTCTGGCAGGAGCTGGATGCCAGCGCCAACAGCAGCCCCAGCCGCAGGCACGGACGGACCAGCAGATTGCCAGCGACATCCAGGCCAAGATTGCTGCCGAAAGCGCGCTGAATGGACAGCCGATTCAGGTCAGCGTTTCCAATGGAGTCGCCACACTCTCAGGAAATGCGAATGATGAGGCATCGCGTGCTCTAGCGGCAAATGATGCTGGCAGCGTGGACGGGGTAAAGACCGTCATCAACAATCTCACCGTCGCACCCCCTCCACAGCCGCAACAGGCGGCGGCCCCGGCTCCAGAGCGGAAACTGGAGCCCGAGCGGAAGAAGAAGCATCGTGAGCAGGAAGTGGCCCAGGCGCCACCGCCGCAGCCAGCACCTGCCGCGCCTGTAACGCAAGCGCCGCCGCCGCAGCCGGCACCTCCGCCGCCACCGCCGCAGCCTGTGGCCAAGACGGTGACCATTCCTGCCGGAACCATCGTCCCGGTACGGATTACCGAAGGGCTGAGCAGCCAGACGGCACAGCCCAACCAAGTCTTCCATGGCTCTCTTGCCGGGGACCTGATTGCAGATGGAATGGTGGCGGTCCCGCACGGAGCATCCGTGGTAGGGCGTGTGGTGGATGCAAAGGACGCGACGCATTTTTCCGGAAGCTCACTGCTTTCTATTGAGCTGACCCAGATCAATGCGCGGGGCAGGCAGGTCCCGGTGGTGACCGAAGCCTATGTTCGGCAGGGACAGGGACGGGGTAAGAACACAGCGATGAAAGCCGGCGGCGGAGCGGCCCTGGGAGCGATCATTGGAGCGCTCGCCGGAGGCGGCAGAGGAGCTGCCATCGGCGCAGCCGCAGGCGGGGCCACTGGGGCCGGAGTCAACGCCGTCACCCGCGGGCAGCAGGTGCAGATCCAGCCCGAGACGCTGATCAACTTCAAACTGCAATCGCCCATTACCGTTACCACCTCACAGAAGGCCGGTGAGGTGCGTTCGTTTGACGACAACACAGGACCGCAATTGCAGGAGCGACCACAGTAA
- the trpD gene encoding anthranilate phosphoribosyltransferase — MSVSKELIQEHRALTREEARSVLHEILTGDVKDSEIAALLTVMAQRGETADELTGFAEAMLELSVPVPLTEEERARLIDTCGTGGDDRGTFNISTGAALVAAAAGARVAKHGNRAVTSKCGSADVLEALGVAVALPPELAVESLRTAGFMFLYAPALHPAMKRVAPVRRALGFRTIFNLAGPLTNPAGARAQVMGVFSANRVDVVAETLQRLRVRHALVVHGSDGLDELTTTGPSYVAEVQGTAPVRRFAMTPEEAGVRRSTLPELAAGQDAAQNAVVLERIFTGERGAKREIVLLNAAAALVTGKVASDLREGVERAAEAIDSGAVLETLKKLREFSARVIG; from the coding sequence ATGTCTGTGAGCAAAGAACTCATCCAGGAGCATCGCGCGCTGACGCGCGAAGAGGCGCGATCTGTTCTGCACGAGATACTTACCGGCGATGTGAAGGATTCCGAGATTGCGGCCCTCCTCACCGTCATGGCGCAGCGCGGAGAAACTGCGGATGAGCTGACTGGCTTTGCCGAAGCCATGCTGGAATTGTCGGTGCCAGTTCCGCTGACCGAGGAAGAACGTGCGCGGCTGATCGACACTTGTGGAACCGGGGGAGATGATCGCGGCACATTTAATATCTCTACCGGTGCGGCGCTGGTGGCCGCGGCCGCAGGGGCCCGGGTGGCCAAGCACGGAAATCGAGCGGTGACGTCAAAGTGCGGGTCAGCAGATGTGCTCGAAGCGCTCGGAGTGGCGGTTGCGCTGCCTCCTGAGCTTGCTGTGGAGTCCCTGCGGACGGCCGGTTTCATGTTTTTATATGCTCCGGCACTGCATCCGGCGATGAAGCGGGTGGCACCGGTCCGCCGCGCGCTGGGGTTTCGCACCATCTTCAACCTGGCCGGCCCGCTGACGAACCCGGCGGGCGCACGGGCGCAGGTCATGGGTGTCTTTTCGGCAAACCGCGTGGATGTGGTGGCTGAGACCCTGCAGCGGCTGCGAGTGAGACATGCGCTTGTCGTCCACGGAAGCGACGGTCTGGATGAGCTGACGACCACCGGACCAAGTTATGTGGCTGAGGTGCAGGGCACGGCGCCGGTGCGACGGTTTGCGATGACTCCGGAGGAGGCCGGGGTCCGGCGTTCCACATTGCCAGAGCTTGCCGCTGGGCAAGATGCCGCTCAAAATGCTGTCGTATTGGAGCGCATCTTTACAGGTGAACGCGGCGCGAAGCGAGAGATTGTGCTGCTGAATGCGGCGGCCGCCCTGGTTACAGGAAAGGTCGCCTCCGATCTCCGTGAAGGCGTGGAGCGGGCGGCCGAAGCCATTGATTCCGGAGCGGTGCTGGAGACGCTCAAAAAACTACGCGAGTTTTCGGCCAGGGTCATCGGGTGA
- the tadA gene encoding tRNA adenosine(34) deaminase TadA, whose protein sequence is MQDKVFMQAALEEARLAAAAGEVPIGAVAVLGGQIIARGQNRVLRDVDPTAHAEIVALRAAAYATANYRLLDCELYVTLEPCAMCAGAMVHARLARLIYGASDPKAGAVASVLQVLNHPRLNHKMLVTSGVLAEECGKILRDFFRTKRT, encoded by the coding sequence ATGCAGGACAAAGTTTTCATGCAGGCTGCGCTTGAAGAAGCCCGTCTGGCCGCCGCTGCCGGAGAAGTCCCTATTGGTGCGGTCGCTGTGCTTGGCGGCCAAATCATCGCCCGCGGCCAGAACCGGGTCCTGCGCGACGTAGATCCCACTGCCCATGCTGAAATTGTTGCCTTGCGTGCCGCCGCTTATGCAACAGCCAATTACCGGCTGCTCGATTGCGAGCTCTATGTGACCCTGGAGCCGTGCGCCATGTGCGCCGGGGCCATGGTCCATGCCCGATTGGCGCGATTGATTTATGGTGCCTCCGATCCCAAAGCGGGTGCTGTTGCTTCTGTGCTTCAGGTGTTGAACCATCCCAGACTAAACCACAAAATGCTGGTCACCTCAGGGGTCCTGGCAGAAGAATGTGGCAAGATTCTCCGGGACTTCTTCCGGACAAAGCGTACCTAA
- a CDS encoding SIMPL domain-containing protein — protein sequence MRSLPGKSGGPAALSLNDYTCQCGCKAQEEKARMKKWSCLHLLLLAAAVSASAQTIQVNKDNRTIAITASDKAIVDADLAVVHVGFQVFGPDEQTTYANGSKVSNAILDALKKAGVAEKSIESESQNIAPNNDRDPKESEMERAQRRFVLNQSWKVKAKPQDAAKILHSAIEAGANQSGQIDWQYQDMNGLQAKAAANALRKAQAVAQQMADGLHVKLAGLIYASNQAPESPVRPMAMMAMAVGGGRLAAEKVAPLAINPQQIEESATVYAVFAIE from the coding sequence ATGAGATCGCTTCCCGGCAAAAGCGGCGGTCCTGCGGCCTTGAGCCTGAACGACTATACTTGCCAGTGCGGCTGTAAAGCACAGGAGGAAAAGGCGCGTATGAAGAAATGGTCCTGCTTACATCTTTTGTTACTGGCGGCAGCAGTCTCTGCCAGCGCCCAGACCATTCAAGTCAACAAGGACAACCGCACCATTGCCATTACGGCCAGCGACAAAGCCATTGTGGACGCGGACCTGGCTGTCGTGCACGTCGGGTTTCAGGTCTTTGGACCAGATGAGCAGACGACGTACGCCAACGGCTCTAAAGTCTCCAATGCCATTCTGGATGCACTCAAAAAGGCCGGCGTGGCGGAGAAGTCCATCGAGAGCGAGAGCCAGAACATCGCACCGAACAATGATCGTGATCCGAAAGAATCGGAGATGGAACGCGCGCAAAGAAGGTTTGTGCTGAACCAGTCGTGGAAAGTGAAAGCGAAACCGCAGGACGCAGCTAAAATACTGCATTCCGCCATCGAAGCTGGAGCAAACCAGAGCGGCCAGATCGACTGGCAGTATCAGGACATGAATGGCCTTCAGGCGAAGGCCGCAGCGAATGCGCTTCGAAAAGCACAGGCCGTAGCACAACAAATGGCAGATGGGTTACACGTAAAGCTCGCCGGATTGATCTATGCCAGTAATCAGGCGCCGGAGAGTCCTGTAAGGCCCATGGCCATGATGGCAATGGCAGTAGGAGGAGGAAGGCTGGCTGCGGAAAAGGTGGCGCCGCTGGCCATCAACCCGCAACAGATCGAAGAATCAGCAACAGTTTATGCGGTGTTTGCCATCGAGTGA
- a CDS encoding TPM domain-containing protein has product MLLPTARRLLALWLVLFSLPIWAQAVKDLPAATDYISDFAHVLSPETRQQLSRLCGQVDQQAHAQIAVVTIRSLEGQPIQEYAVELWDKWKIGQKDRGVLILLAVEDHKYWIATGYGMEGAVTDARAGVIGRQMVPYLRQGDYDDAVSLAVDQIAQVIAKDAGVTLQTVPQDPVARQEHAEHLSLGQLMVFGVVILLVILFLARAGGSGLLGFLLGMFLGGGGRGGWGGGGGFGGGSGDGGGGFGGWGGGSTGGGGAGGSW; this is encoded by the coding sequence ATGCTTCTTCCTACTGCAAGACGGCTGCTGGCACTCTGGCTGGTGTTGTTCTCGTTGCCGATCTGGGCGCAGGCGGTCAAAGATCTTCCGGCAGCGACCGATTACATCAGCGATTTTGCTCATGTCCTTTCCCCTGAAACCCGCCAGCAATTGAGCCGCCTTTGCGGACAGGTGGACCAGCAGGCCCATGCGCAGATCGCGGTGGTCACGATCAGATCACTGGAAGGCCAGCCTATTCAGGAGTACGCGGTTGAGCTTTGGGACAAGTGGAAGATCGGCCAAAAAGACCGCGGAGTTCTGATTCTGCTTGCGGTGGAAGACCACAAATACTGGATTGCCACCGGATACGGGATGGAAGGCGCTGTGACCGATGCGCGTGCGGGAGTGATCGGCCGCCAGATGGTGCCGTATCTGCGGCAGGGAGATTATGACGATGCGGTTTCCCTGGCCGTAGACCAGATTGCCCAGGTCATCGCCAAAGATGCCGGTGTAACGCTGCAGACCGTGCCCCAAGACCCGGTTGCGCGGCAGGAACATGCTGAGCATCTTAGTCTGGGGCAGTTGATGGTCTTCGGGGTGGTCATCCTTCTGGTCATCCTGTTTCTGGCCCGTGCGGGCGGATCCGGACTGCTGGGCTTTCTGCTGGGCATGTTCCTGGGCGGCGGCGGCCGCGGAGGCTGGGGCGGAGGTGGCGGCTTTGGGGGAGGCAGCGGCGATGGTGGCGGCGGGTTTGGCGGCTGGGGCGGTGGAAGCACTGGAGGTGGCGGCGCGGGCGGCAGTTGGTAA